One Coffea arabica cultivar ET-39 chromosome 5e, Coffea Arabica ET-39 HiFi, whole genome shotgun sequence DNA segment encodes these proteins:
- the LOC140006293 gene encoding uncharacterized protein, which produces MGSSQKWFCVLLLILSVVLELNVVAFGDSKIEKETWGDNDCGFGRRGCFGGGRGGFGRPGGRGPGFGGGRGGGGGFGGGAGGGLGGGGGVGGGGGFGGGGGGGVGGGAGKGGGFGAGGGVGGGAGGGVGGGGGFGGGGGGGVGGGSGHGGGFGAGGGVGGGGGLGGGAGGGGGGGSGGGGGLGGGSGHGGGFGAGGGVGGGAGGLGGGAGGGGGGGGGGGIGGGSGHGGGFGAGGGVGGGIGGGAGGGGGGGGIGGGSGHGGGFGAGGGVGGGAGGGFGGGGGGGRGGGSGHGGGFGAGGGVGGGAGGGGLGGGHGGGIGVGVGVGIGVGAGAGAGKGVGVGSGSGSGGEGGGQ; this is translated from the coding sequence ATGGGTTCTTCTCAAAAATGGTTTTGCGTGCTTCTTCTTATCTTGAGTGTGGTGTTAGAATTGAATGTAGTTGCTTTTGGAGATAGCAAGATAGAAAAAGAGACGTGGGGAGATAATGATTGTGGATTTGGAAGGAGAGGTTGTTTTGGTGGTGGACGTGGTGGATTTGGAAGACCAGGAGGAAGAGGTCCTGGATTTGGAGGTGGACGTGGAGGTGGtggaggttttggtggaggagCTGGAGGAGGTCTTGGTGGTGGAGGTGGAGTAGGTGGAGGTGGCGGTTttggtggtggaggtggtggaggAGTTGGGGGTGGTGCAGGTAAAGGTGGAGGGTTTGGAGCAGGAGGTGGTGTTGGTGGAGGTGCAGGAGGTGGTGTAGGTGGAGGAGGAGGGTTTGGaggaggtggaggtggtggtgttGGAGGCGGTTCAGGTCATGGTGGTGGATTTGGAGCTGGAGGTGGTGTAGGTGGTGGTGGAGGACTTGGTGGTGGTGctggtggaggaggaggagggggtaGTGGTGGAGGCGGTGGCCTTGGAGGTGGTTCAGGTCATGGAGGTGGGTTTGGAGCTGGTGGAGGTGTAGGTGGTGGTGCTGGAGGACTTGGTGGAGGTGctggaggaggaggtggtggcgGTGGAGGAGGTGGCATTGGTGGTGGCTCTGGGCATGGAGGAGGGTTTGGAGCAGGAGGTGGAGTAGGGGGTGGCATTGGAGGAGGAGCAGGTGGAGGTGGAGGCGGTGGCGGCATTGGAGGTGGTTCTGGCCACGGTGGTGGATTCGGTGCAGGAGGAGGTGTTGGAGGTGGGGCAGGTGGAGGAtttggaggtggtggtggtggaggaagAGGGGGAGGATCAGGCCATGGTGGTGGTTTTGGAGCTGGTGGAGGTGTAGGAGGTGGAGCTGGAGGTGGTGGTTTAGGAGGTGGCCATGGAGGTGGAATTGGTGTTGGGGTTGGAGTAGGCATTGGCGTAGGGGCTGGTGCTGGTGCTGGCAAGGGCGTTGGTGTTGGTAGTGGTTCCGGCAGCGGTGGAGAAGGTGGTGGACAGTAG
- the LOC113687409 gene encoding uncharacterized protein, producing MGSSSRKCVFVFLLLLSIVLELSVTTLGDGKLNKELKEDGCGIGRRGCSGRGREGRGLFGVGGIGGGAGQGGGFGAGGGAGGGAGGGVGGGGGFGGGGGGGIGGGSGHGGGFGAGGGVGGGIGGGAGGGGGSGGGGGGGGGQGGGVGGGSGHGGGFGAGGGVGGGVGGGGGGGGGGGGGGLGGGFGHGGGFGAGAGVGGGGVGGGGGFGGGGGSGGGF from the coding sequence ATGGGTTCTTCTTCGAGAAAATGTGTCTTtgtgtttcttcttctcttgaGCATTGTGTTAGAGTTGAGTGTAACAACTCTTGGTGATGGCAAGCTTAACAAAGAATTGAAGGAAGATGGTTGTGGAATTGGTAGGAGGGGTTGTAGTGGTAGGGGAAGGGAAGGACGAGGGTTATTTGGAGTCGGAGGAATtggtggtggtgctggacaaggTGGAGGGTTTGGAGCTGGAGGCGGTGCTGGCGGAGGTGCAGGTGGCGGAGTTGGTGGAGGAGGAGGTTTTGgcggtggtggaggtggtggcaTTGGGGGTGGGTCAGGTCATGGTGGTGGATTTGGAGCAGGAGGAGGTGTCGGAGGAGGCATTGGTGGAGGTGCTGGAGGAGGAGGCGGCAGCGGCGGCGGTGGTGGAGGAGGCGGCGGCCAAGGAGGCGGTGTCGGTGGCGGTTCTGGCCATGGGGGAGGTTTTGGAGCAGGTGGCGGAGTAGGAGGTGGCgttggaggtggtggtggtggtggtggtggtggaggaggaggaggcctCGGAGGAGGTTTTGGACATGGTGGTGGATTTGGTGCTGGAGCGGGTGTAGGAGGTGGAGGCGTTGGAGGCGGTGGAGGATTCGGAGGAGGTGGTGGTAGTGGTGGTGGATTTTAA